The sequence below is a genomic window from Chondrinema litorale.
ACTAACTGTACCAGCACCTTGAGGCTTGTCTAATAAAAATGGAGAATCATACTTTGCATATGTATCACCACTAATAGAGTAATAAATATCTTCTAAACCAGCTTTGTTGTCAATCGCTGATAATTTAATTTTTGTTGAACCTGCAATAAATACTTTTCCACCTGCAGCGTGTCTTGCACCAATAATTTCTGATCTAACCTTTGGAGCAATTTTATCTAAGTAAAATGAATAAGTTTTCATTGACTCTTCATTCTCTACATTATCTTTTGCTTGGTAGCTTAATGTATGTTCACCATCTTGCAGATTGTACATTGTAAGAGATTTACCATAAACAGCCTGAGACGTTTCTTCATACTTGTAGAAAGTATATTTTACACCTGAAGAATTATCGTTGCTTGACAAGGCAATTACAGATCGTGGAGATAAGATTCCATCTAAGTGATCGCCTGTGATTTCATGGCTTGATACTGGAGGAGTAGTATCTACAGTAAATATTTTTGTATTTGGCTCCTCTGGGTTACCAACAGCATCCACTGCATAATAACTAAAAGTATAATCACCTTCTTTTCCGAAATCTACTGCAGAAGAATACTCAGTGTAAGCAGCAGTATTTGTTGAAAAATAAGTTTTCTCAACTCCAGATAAATAATCTTTAGAAGAAAGTGAAGCATTTAACCCCTTGCCATAAAATACTTTACCACTAGAAACAAACTTTGGTGCATCAGAAAAAGACAATGAAGTTGCAGGAGCGTACTTATCTCTTTCTACTTCAAACTCCACTTCTAACTGAGGTACAATTGCTTTTTTTGTTTCTGGGTCTACAGCATATCTAGTTCTGATAAAGTTGGTTCCTTCTGTATCAAAAAAGTAAGGATTCGTGTACTTATCAGCATTTCCTTTTGTAAGCTTTATTAGATCTGATTTTCCATCTGGATCTGTCGAGATGAAAAAATAAACAGGGAGATCTGCCTGCCAATAAATTGTTCCCTTATCGTTTTTAACAACCTTCTTTTCATGCTGCAACTGCTCTTGGGCATATAAACTAGTCGAAGCCAACATAGCTGTAATTGCAAAAATGATAGTAGTTTTTAATCTCATTATTATGTATGGGTTATAGCGGTAAATTTTATAGTATTCACGTACCTGTAGGTGCTATATTTCCCTTATATCTTTGTTTAAATACTGCATTAGTCATTTTGCTATATGACATTCTATACAAGAATTAACTTTTCCTTAGTAAAACCAATACTTTTTGCTTAAAAATGAAGCAAAGTACCTAACATTTAGGTGATGGCCCTACACTTAGAAAATCTTCTTAATACATGTTTAAAATTTCCTTATTTAGCTAGGAAGAAATAATGTGCACAAAACATTATTTTGATTTTTTTA
It includes:
- a CDS encoding OmpL47-type beta-barrel domain-containing protein, whose translation is MRLKTTIIFAITAMLASTSLYAQEQLQHEKKVVKNDKGTIYWQADLPVYFFISTDPDGKSDLIKLTKGNADKYTNPYFFDTEGTNFIRTRYAVDPETKKAIVPQLEVEFEVERDKYAPATSLSFSDAPKFVSSGKVFYGKGLNASLSSKDYLSGVEKTYFSTNTAAYTEYSSAVDFGKEGDYTFSYYAVDAVGNPEEPNTKIFTVDTTPPVSSHEITGDHLDGILSPRSVIALSSNDNSSGVKYTFYKYEETSQAVYGKSLTMYNLQDGEHTLSYQAKDNVENEESMKTYSFYLDKIAPKVRSEIIGARHAAGGKVFIAGSTKIKLSAIDNKAGLEDIYYSISGDTYAKYDSPFLLDKPQGAGTVSFYAIDKVKNKGKASTDNEVGNLYLDLTAPKLSYSYKGAQFFDRDTMFITSETEVILKASDYESGVQKISYQVNSGTGSTYDNPFTLDTEGLQHVDYSGEDNVTNKRSDKFYVVVDNKGPEVFYHLSMDAIGSMTLKDQDKPIPVFASHTQLYLAATDELVGTDKIYYTLDGGKEILYTSPLKTDKKGLRELQVRAVDKLGNETKSELIKIVIQ